A region of Mesorhizobium sp. AR02 DNA encodes the following proteins:
- a CDS encoding DUF47 domain-containing protein encodes MLGWFRKLLPREDRFFDLFERHSRTVVGGAEALEQLLQGKDIDRWCQKIIDLEDEADHITAEVLLAVRRSFITPFDRGDIKDLIQSMDDAIDMMHKTVKTVKLFETKEFDPLMQEMGGVIVAAAKLVAEAIPLLSKVGTHTVRLNAIAEEVMRVESRADDLHEQGLKDLFKRHGRSDPMAYLIGSEIYGQLEKVVDRFEDVANEISGIVIENV; translated from the coding sequence ATGCTGGGCTGGTTCCGCAAGCTGCTGCCGCGCGAAGATCGCTTCTTCGACCTGTTCGAACGGCATTCCCGCACCGTGGTCGGCGGCGCCGAGGCGCTGGAACAGCTTCTCCAGGGCAAGGACATCGATCGCTGGTGTCAGAAGATCATCGATCTCGAGGACGAGGCCGATCATATCACCGCCGAAGTCCTGTTAGCGGTGCGGCGTTCCTTCATCACGCCCTTCGATCGCGGCGACATTAAGGATCTGATCCAGTCGATGGATGATGCCATCGACATGATGCACAAGACCGTCAAGACAGTGAAGCTGTTCGAAACGAAGGAATTCGACCCGCTGATGCAGGAGATGGGCGGCGTCATCGTCGCCGCCGCCAAGTTGGTCGCCGAGGCGATCCCGCTGCTGAGCAAGGTCGGCACGCACACCGTGCGCCTCAACGCTATCGCCGAAGAGGTCATGCGCGTAGAAAGCCGGGCCGACGATTTGCACGAGCAAGGGCTGAAGGACTTATTCAAGCGGCATGGGCGCAGCGACCCGATGGCTTACCTGATCGGTAGCGAGATTTACGGTCAGCTGGAAAAGGTGGTCGACCGTTTCGAGGACGTCGCCAACGAGATCAGCGGCATCGTCATCGAGAATGTTTAG
- a CDS encoding inorganic phosphate transporter → MEATIAFPVLIGLVAVALFFDFLNGLHDAANSIATIVSTRVLRPQYAVLWAAFFNFIAFMFFGLHVAETVGKGIVDVSIVTPAVIFSALVGAIVWNIVTWIAGIPSSSSHALIGGLVGAGVAKAGIGAIVWSGLGKTVAAIVLSPATGFVLALVLILVVSWLFVRQTPFAVDSTFRVLQFFSASLYSLGHGGNDAQKTMGIIAVLLYSQGMLGEKFYVPLWVVLTCQSALALGTLFGGWRIVHTMGSKITRLNPMQGFCAETGGAITLFAATWLGVPVSTTHTITGAIIGVGAARRVSAVRWGIAGNIVIAWIVTLPATAAISALTYFVTRR, encoded by the coding sequence ATGGAAGCCACCATTGCCTTTCCCGTGCTGATCGGCCTTGTCGCCGTGGCGCTGTTCTTCGATTTTCTCAACGGCCTGCACGACGCCGCCAATTCCATCGCCACCATCGTCTCCACCCGTGTGCTGAGGCCGCAATATGCAGTGCTGTGGGCGGCCTTCTTCAACTTCATCGCCTTCATGTTCTTCGGTCTGCATGTCGCCGAGACCGTGGGGAAAGGCATCGTCGACGTCAGCATCGTCACGCCGGCGGTGATTTTCTCAGCCCTTGTCGGCGCCATTGTCTGGAACATCGTCACCTGGATTGCCGGCATTCCTTCGAGCAGCTCGCACGCGCTGATCGGCGGGCTGGTCGGCGCCGGCGTTGCAAAGGCGGGCATCGGTGCCATCGTCTGGTCGGGACTTGGCAAGACGGTCGCCGCGATCGTGCTGTCGCCGGCGACCGGTTTTGTCCTGGCGCTCGTGCTCATCCTGGTGGTTTCGTGGCTGTTCGTGCGCCAGACGCCGTTCGCCGTCGACAGCACTTTTCGCGTCCTGCAGTTCTTTTCCGCCTCGCTCTATTCGCTCGGGCATGGCGGCAACGATGCGCAGAAAACCATGGGCATCATCGCGGTGCTGCTCTATTCGCAAGGCATGCTTGGCGAGAAATTCTACGTGCCGCTTTGGGTCGTCCTCACCTGCCAGTCTGCACTGGCGCTGGGCACACTGTTCGGCGGCTGGCGTATCGTCCACACCATGGGGTCGAAGATCACCCGGCTGAACCCGATGCAGGGCTTTTGTGCCGAGACGGGTGGCGCGATCACTTTGTTTGCCGCCACCTGGCTTGGCGTTCCAGTGTCGACCACGCATACCATCACCGGCGCCATCATCGGCGTCGGTGCCGCCCGCCGCGTCTCGGCTGTGCGCTGGGGCATCGCCGGCAACATCGTCATCGCCTGGATCGTCACCTTGCCGGCGACGGCGGCGATTTCGGCCCTCACCTATTTTGTCACGCGCCGGTAG
- a CDS encoding aldo/keto reductase: protein MEYRTLGRSGLKVSTLTLGTMTFGGAGPFAAVGNSDLTEAKRMIDMCIDAGINLIDTANVYSNGLSEEIIGEALGGKRKNDVLIASKARMRIGSGPNDEGLSRHHLIRECEKSLKRLKTDVIDIYFVHQWDGLTPVEETIAALDTLASQGKVRYIGCSNWSGWQVMKAIGISDSHHQQRFVTQQIHYTLEAREAEYELLPISVDQGLGVLVWSPLAGGLLSGKYRRDSPTARQLAGWSEPPIRDEDRLWRIVDELVEIGKARGVSAAQVALAWLLGRPTVSSLVIGARNDVQLKDNLAAASLGLSPDERQRLDTVSRPPLLYPYWHQQLTAKARFGAADLVIDRSGV from the coding sequence ATGGAATACCGCACCCTTGGCCGTTCCGGCCTGAAGGTTTCGACACTGACTTTGGGCACCATGACCTTCGGCGGCGCAGGCCCGTTCGCCGCGGTCGGCAACAGCGATCTTACCGAAGCCAAGCGGATGATCGACATGTGCATCGACGCCGGCATCAACCTCATCGACACCGCCAATGTCTATTCGAACGGCCTGTCGGAGGAGATCATCGGCGAGGCGCTCGGCGGCAAACGCAAGAACGATGTGCTGATCGCCTCCAAGGCGCGCATGCGGATCGGCAGCGGACCCAACGACGAAGGCCTGTCGCGCCACCATCTGATCCGTGAATGCGAAAAGAGCCTGAAGCGGCTGAAGACCGACGTCATCGATATCTATTTCGTCCACCAGTGGGATGGCCTTACCCCGGTCGAGGAAACGATCGCCGCGCTCGACACTTTGGCCAGCCAGGGCAAGGTGCGCTATATCGGTTGCTCCAACTGGTCCGGCTGGCAGGTGATGAAGGCGATCGGGATCAGCGACAGCCATCACCAGCAGCGTTTCGTCACCCAGCAGATCCACTACACGCTGGAGGCCCGCGAGGCCGAGTATGAACTGCTGCCGATCTCGGTCGACCAGGGCCTGGGCGTGCTGGTCTGGAGCCCGCTCGCCGGCGGCTTGCTGTCCGGCAAATACCGCCGCGACAGCCCGACCGCACGGCAGCTGGCCGGCTGGTCCGAGCCGCCCATCCGCGACGAGGACCGGCTGTGGCGGATCGTCGATGAGTTGGTCGAGATCGGCAAGGCCCGCGGCGTATCGGCGGCGCAAGTGGCGCTTGCCTGGCTGCTCGGCCGCCCCACCGTCTCCTCGCTGGTGATCGGCGCCCGTAACGATGTCCAGCTCAAGGATAATCTCGCGGCGGCAAGCCTGGGGCTCAGCCCTGACGAACGCCAGCGCCTCGACACGGTCAGCCGGCCGCCCCTGCTCTACCCCTATTGGCACCAGCAATTGACGGCGAAGGCTCGTTTTGGTGCTGCCGACCTCGTGATTGACCGAAGCGGCGTCTGA
- a CDS encoding DUF982 domain-containing protein, producing MENNRFETPVTVKSVTAGSTQLLRTAREASDYLLNSWPGKRSPKHRAALQACHDALAGDKPAMNARRAFIAAAREVDVFVSDKAPA from the coding sequence ATGGAAAACAACCGATTTGAAACACCCGTGACCGTCAAGTCCGTCACGGCGGGAAGCACCCAGCTCCTGCGCACGGCCCGCGAGGCTTCCGATTACCTGCTCAACAGCTGGCCCGGCAAGCGCAGTCCCAAGCATCGCGCAGCGCTGCAGGCCTGCCACGACGCGCTGGCCGGCGACAAGCCGGCCATGAACGCCCGGCGCGCCTTTATCGCCGCGGCGCGTGAAGTGGACGTTTTTGTCAGCGACAAGGCGCCCGCCTGA
- a CDS encoding multidrug efflux MFS transporter, which produces MAQEDTQQSGYNIHWRRNLAVCFAGSFSTLIAMTLLLPFLPLYVEQLGAQGHAAIVQWSGIAYGATFFAAALVAPLWGRLGDRYGRKVMLVRASFGMAICMSLTGMVETVWQLVLLRLLIGFAGGYSSGSTILVAMQTPKDRSGWALGVLSAGITAGSLVGPLLGGALPPVIGIRATFLLSGGVIFLAFLATTFLIKETPRPKPAKAASTAKPKSGWSQIPDKRPVVAMLTTGMLLAFATMSIEPIITVYVQQLIADQSQVTMVAGVVMSAAALGTILSASWLGKLADRVGHWNVVVGALAVSALLLIPQAFVTNGWQLIGLRFLMGLALGGLLPCITSVIRHNIPDGVGGNVLGLAISAQYVGQVAGPLTGGFVGGHFGMRAVFLATSVLMAGGAVYNWIVQSRRTRHMALEASES; this is translated from the coding sequence ATGGCACAGGAAGACACGCAACAGAGCGGCTACAACATCCACTGGCGGCGCAATCTCGCCGTCTGTTTCGCGGGCTCGTTCAGCACGCTCATCGCCATGACGCTGCTGTTGCCTTTCCTGCCGCTCTATGTCGAACAGCTCGGCGCGCAGGGCCATGCGGCGATCGTGCAGTGGTCCGGCATCGCCTACGGCGCCACCTTCTTCGCCGCAGCCTTGGTCGCGCCGTTATGGGGGCGGCTTGGCGACCGCTACGGCCGCAAGGTGATGCTGGTGCGCGCCAGTTTCGGCATGGCGATCTGCATGTCATTGACGGGCATGGTCGAGACGGTCTGGCAATTGGTGCTGCTGCGCCTGCTGATCGGCTTTGCCGGCGGCTATTCCTCAGGGTCGACCATACTGGTGGCCATGCAGACGCCCAAGGACCGCTCGGGCTGGGCACTTGGCGTCCTGTCGGCAGGGATCACGGCAGGCTCGCTGGTCGGCCCCTTGCTCGGCGGCGCGCTGCCGCCGGTGATCGGTATTCGCGCCACCTTCCTGTTGTCCGGCGGCGTCATCTTCCTGGCTTTCCTGGCAACGACCTTCCTCATCAAGGAGACCCCGCGCCCGAAGCCGGCCAAAGCCGCGTCGACGGCAAAGCCGAAAAGCGGCTGGTCGCAGATCCCCGACAAGCGCCCGGTCGTGGCCATGCTGACAACCGGCATGCTGCTCGCCTTCGCCACCATGTCGATCGAGCCGATCATCACCGTCTATGTGCAGCAGCTCATCGCGGACCAGAGCCAGGTGACGATGGTCGCCGGCGTGGTGATGTCGGCGGCGGCGCTGGGCACCATCCTGTCGGCGTCATGGCTGGGCAAGCTTGCCGACCGTGTCGGCCATTGGAACGTCGTCGTCGGAGCCCTGGCCGTCTCGGCCCTGCTGCTCATCCCGCAGGCCTTCGTCACCAATGGCTGGCAACTGATCGGCCTGCGTTTCCTGATGGGCCTGGCGCTCGGCGGCCTGCTGCCTTGCATCACCAGCGTCATCCGCCACAACATCCCGGACGGCGTCGGCGGCAACGTGCTTGGCCTGGCGATCTCGGCGCAGTATGTCGGGCAGGTTGCGGGACCATTGACCGGCGGCTTCGTCGGCGGTCACTTCGGCATGCGGGCGGTGTTTCTTGCCACATCGGTGCTGATGGCCGGCGGCGCCGTCTACAACTGGATTGTCCAGTCGCGGCGGACACGGCATATGGCGCTGGAAGCGAGTGAGTCCTGA
- a CDS encoding alpha/beta hydrolase: MSGDGVETGPLLTDLAFPYRLLGAGGNSRECLFLLHGSGVDETTLVPLARRIAPAAVLVAARGRIPQEDGFRWFERITPTRFEQKSILAETAGFAAFANQAAKRHGLDLTCATFLGYSNGANLVSSLMLLHPGIIRRAALMRPMPVLDHVPATDLMGTRTLIIAGAADETYGPFAPALVTLLDRHGSEIDARIIPSGHDIGDPDAAIVRQWLAGPMAIAQAD; the protein is encoded by the coding sequence ATGAGCGGCGACGGCGTCGAAACCGGCCCGCTGCTCACGGATCTGGCCTTTCCCTATCGTCTCCTGGGCGCTGGCGGCAACAGCCGTGAATGCCTGTTCCTGCTGCATGGGTCGGGTGTCGACGAGACCACTCTGGTGCCGCTGGCAAGGCGGATCGCGCCGGCCGCGGTGCTGGTCGCGGCGCGCGGCCGCATCCCCCAGGAGGACGGTTTTCGCTGGTTCGAGCGGATAACCCCGACGCGTTTCGAACAGAAGAGCATCCTGGCCGAAACGGCTGGCTTCGCGGCATTCGCCAACCAGGCCGCCAAGCGCCATGGACTTGATCTCACCTGCGCAACTTTTCTCGGCTATTCGAACGGCGCCAATCTGGTTTCCAGCCTGATGCTGCTTCATCCGGGTATTATCCGCAGGGCGGCGCTAATGAGGCCGATGCCTGTGCTTGACCACGTGCCGGCGACGGATCTCATGGGAACACGGACGCTGATCATCGCCGGCGCCGCCGACGAGACCTACGGACCCTTCGCGCCGGCGCTGGTGACGCTGCTCGACCGGCACGGCAGCGAAATCGACGCCCGGATCATCCCATCAGGCCATGACATCGGTGATCCGGACGCCGCCATCGTCAGGCAATGGCTGGCGGGCCCAATGGCCATTGCACAGGCGGATTGA
- a CDS encoding DUF423 domain-containing protein: MNSAEPSRILVLAGGLVGAAGVALSAAAAHLGGAFTGTAASFLLMHAPVFLAVGLIGANRCLRIASVVLLVGLLLFAGDLLARDFLGSRLFPMSAPIGGTLLIAGWLGIAISALVRPRS, encoded by the coding sequence ATGAATTCCGCCGAACCCAGCCGTATCCTTGTGCTTGCCGGCGGCCTTGTCGGCGCGGCGGGTGTGGCGCTGTCGGCGGCCGCGGCGCACCTCGGTGGCGCCTTCACCGGCACGGCCGCGTCGTTCCTGTTGATGCACGCGCCGGTCTTCCTCGCTGTCGGCCTCATTGGCGCGAATCGCTGCCTGCGGATCGCGAGCGTCGTCCTGCTTGTCGGGCTCCTGCTTTTCGCGGGCGATCTTCTCGCCCGCGATTTCCTGGGATCGAGACTGTTTCCGATGTCGGCGCCAATCGGGGGCACCCTGCTCATCGCCGGCTGGCTGGGGATAGCAATCTCTGCCCTGGTACGCCCGCGCTCCTGA
- a CDS encoding OpgC family protein has protein sequence MTTPVSPERDTRIDVLRALALLTIFVDHVPGTAFETLTYKNFGFSDAAEAFVLISGISVALAYGMKFRPGGRLLATLKMWRRAGMLYVAHIVTTMVVIALFCTVAVFTRRPEMLKLINIEPLMRNTPEVLVGIVTLGHQLGYNNILPVYAALLLMAPAFVLLISYRPVAALVVSGALWLIAGIWQIAPPNYPEPGFWFLNPLSWQFLFNIGLAAMLHVRRGGAIPVNRWLVGAAAAYVLTALVWVHSPLWGQITWFKLPVVIGGFDKTFLSLPRLLHILAVSYLIVALPALSNLFRTSPDHPLAILGKRSLPVFIAGTVIAMVAQVMKLINPGGLAYDSLLLSAGIAMQFALAFYLEWLSTIGGSGKVRTTQRDVTPARASFGVSAVARANR, from the coding sequence ATGACTACCCCTGTTTCGCCCGAACGCGATACGCGTATCGATGTACTGCGCGCATTGGCGCTGCTGACCATTTTCGTCGACCATGTGCCGGGCACCGCCTTCGAGACCCTCACTTACAAGAATTTCGGTTTCTCGGACGCGGCCGAGGCATTCGTGCTGATTTCCGGCATCTCGGTCGCGCTCGCCTACGGCATGAAGTTCCGGCCGGGTGGCCGGCTTCTGGCCACATTGAAGATGTGGCGGCGGGCAGGCATGCTCTACGTCGCCCATATCGTCACGACCATGGTGGTGATCGCCCTGTTCTGCACCGTCGCTGTGTTCACCAGGCGGCCGGAAATGCTGAAGCTGATCAACATCGAGCCATTGATGAGGAACACGCCGGAAGTGCTGGTCGGCATCGTCACGCTCGGCCATCAGCTCGGCTACAACAACATCCTGCCGGTCTATGCCGCGCTGCTTTTGATGGCACCGGCCTTCGTCCTGTTGATCAGCTACCGGCCTGTAGCGGCACTTGTCGTGTCCGGGGCGCTGTGGCTCATCGCCGGCATCTGGCAGATCGCCCCGCCCAACTATCCCGAGCCCGGCTTCTGGTTCCTGAACCCTCTGTCCTGGCAGTTCCTGTTCAACATCGGCCTGGCCGCCATGCTGCATGTCAGGCGCGGCGGTGCCATTCCGGTCAACCGCTGGCTGGTCGGCGCGGCCGCGGCCTATGTGCTGACGGCGCTGGTCTGGGTGCACAGCCCGCTCTGGGGGCAGATAACCTGGTTCAAGCTGCCTGTGGTGATCGGTGGCTTCGACAAGACCTTCCTGTCGCTGCCGCGTCTGCTGCATATCCTGGCGGTCAGCTACCTCATCGTCGCCTTGCCGGCGCTGTCGAACCTGTTCCGCACCAGTCCTGATCATCCTTTGGCGATACTGGGCAAGCGCTCGCTGCCGGTTTTCATCGCCGGCACGGTGATCGCCATGGTTGCGCAGGTGATGAAACTGATCAATCCGGGCGGGCTTGCCTATGACAGCCTGCTGCTGTCAGCCGGCATCGCCATGCAGTTCGCGCTCGCCTTCTATCTCGAATGGCTGTCGACCATCGGCGGCTCGGGCAAGGTCCGCACGACGCAAAGGGATGTCACGCCGGCCCGTGCGTCTTTCGGCGTCTCCGCGGTGGCAAGAGCCAATCGCTGA
- a CDS encoding GntR family transcriptional regulator has product MSQMQNVERQLREMILGLEIGPGEKLTERWIEARFGASRTPVRAALLRLETEGLVSRDGRGWTVSPINLAELEQIAVYREAVEVAALRLTCARADGNAIDVIEAMLDSCDENTPREEWHRVGMDFHIELARLSGNEFLFRAVRDAMTRLSRARWLEVRDEAALGRAWAEHRAILAATRLGEADEAARRLSAHIVGSRDRLVTSLANDRRGLRARGFAVVAA; this is encoded by the coding sequence ATGTCGCAGATGCAGAATGTCGAACGGCAGTTGCGCGAGATGATCCTCGGCCTCGAGATCGGTCCGGGTGAGAAACTGACCGAGCGCTGGATCGAAGCCCGCTTCGGCGCCTCGCGCACACCGGTCAGGGCGGCACTGCTGCGGCTGGAGACCGAGGGGCTGGTCAGCAGGGATGGCCGTGGCTGGACGGTGTCGCCCATCAACCTGGCCGAGCTCGAGCAGATTGCGGTCTATCGTGAAGCGGTCGAGGTCGCGGCTTTGCGGCTGACATGCGCGCGCGCTGACGGCAACGCCATCGACGTCATCGAGGCGATGCTCGATTCCTGCGACGAAAACACGCCGCGCGAGGAATGGCATCGTGTCGGCATGGATTTTCACATCGAACTGGCGCGCCTGTCGGGCAATGAATTCCTGTTCCGGGCGGTGCGCGATGCTATGACGCGGCTGTCGCGCGCCCGCTGGCTGGAGGTGCGTGATGAGGCTGCCCTTGGTCGCGCCTGGGCCGAACATCGCGCCATTCTGGCGGCAACGCGCCTTGGCGAGGCCGATGAAGCGGCGCGCCGGCTTTCAGCCCACATCGTCGGCAGCCGCGACCGGCTGGTGACGTCGCTCGCCAACGACCGACGCGGTCTTCGCGCCAGGGGATTTGCCGTCGTCGCCGCTTAG
- a CDS encoding glycosyl transferase family 90: protein MATIARTSAKVFYYARNAARDIVPQTLFRRRLAIRLEKARLCDEAARRRLNYYNKLQDGFAPSANAMRISKLPFTPTMYYYDLKEFARYFDPGLLIDIEFGDVRNVPKVPTIVKDRPIRDDDENAVIMKLDKFRHFQMPADAISFADKLPAVVWRGDLNNPIRTRFLQAVRDLPFCDAGSHKPNAPAEYAKPFLSISQHQRYRYIVSLEGNDVATNLKWILNSKSLCLMPPPTYETWFAERQLEANVHYVPLQADFSDLAEHVAYFERNPAKAERIIATANAYCRIFNDEQTEQAISLLVLYKYFVLSGQIKPDAEVWRFIEG, encoded by the coding sequence ATGGCCACAATCGCGCGGACGTCGGCAAAGGTTTTCTACTATGCGCGAAACGCGGCGCGCGATATCGTTCCACAAACCCTGTTCCGCCGCAGGCTGGCCATTCGCCTCGAAAAGGCCAGGCTTTGCGATGAGGCGGCGCGCCGACGGTTGAATTACTACAACAAGCTGCAGGATGGTTTCGCGCCAAGCGCCAATGCCATGCGCATCAGCAAGCTGCCCTTCACGCCGACCATGTACTATTACGACCTGAAGGAATTCGCCCGCTACTTCGATCCTGGATTGCTCATCGACATCGAATTCGGCGATGTCAGGAATGTGCCGAAGGTGCCGACGATCGTGAAGGACCGGCCGATCCGTGATGACGACGAGAACGCGGTCATCATGAAGCTCGACAAGTTCCGTCACTTCCAGATGCCGGCTGACGCCATCTCGTTCGCCGACAAGCTGCCGGCCGTGGTCTGGCGCGGCGATCTCAACAATCCGATCAGGACACGGTTCCTGCAAGCGGTGCGCGACCTGCCGTTCTGCGATGCCGGCTCGCACAAGCCCAACGCGCCGGCCGAATACGCCAAGCCCTTTCTCAGCATCAGCCAGCACCAGCGCTATCGCTACATCGTCTCGCTCGAAGGCAATGACGTGGCGACCAACCTCAAATGGATCTTGAACTCGAAGTCGCTCTGCCTGATGCCGCCGCCGACATACGAAACATGGTTCGCGGAGCGGCAACTCGAAGCCAATGTGCACTATGTGCCGCTCCAAGCCGATTTCTCCGACCTTGCCGAACATGTGGCCTATTTCGAACGGAACCCGGCGAAAGCAGAGCGCATCATCGCAACCGCGAACGCCTATTGCCGGATATTCAACGACGAACAGACCGAACAGGCGATCTCGCTTCTGGTGCTCTACAAATATTTCGTGCTGAGCGGTCAGATCAAACCGGATGCCGAGGTCTGGCGTTTCATCGAGGGCTAG
- a CDS encoding LacI family DNA-binding transcriptional regulator, with amino-acid sequence MASLTAGNQRPVRLADIAKAAGVSHGTASNVFSRPEIVREEVRERVKAAAEAMGYGGPDPKGRLLRAGKVNAIGVATAEPLSYFFDDPFARVMMASISQACDATGAGISLVSAANNEQLAWNIQSALVDGFIVFCIEGGSRLVELARERKLPFVALDLDSEDGAVAAIGIDNVAGAAMAARHLTDLGHRRFAVLALPFVDGRTGLVSSEQVQTAVYAGTRDRLTGYFKELSRAGIDTSSVPVYETANDAASTKAGLETIFGSAHPPTAILAMSDRMALVALEWLSARKLNVPNDVSIVGFDGVPETAVSEPPLTTVAQPIAEMGRLAVKAILENDGTTNRQQLPVELIVRASSASPRG; translated from the coding sequence ATGGCGTCACTCACCGCAGGCAATCAAAGACCCGTCCGGCTGGCCGACATCGCCAAGGCGGCAGGGGTTTCGCACGGCACCGCATCCAATGTCTTCAGCCGCCCCGAGATCGTGCGCGAGGAAGTTCGCGAACGGGTCAAGGCGGCGGCCGAAGCGATGGGCTATGGCGGGCCGGATCCCAAGGGTCGCCTGTTGCGGGCCGGCAAGGTCAACGCCATTGGCGTCGCCACAGCCGAACCCCTCTCCTACTTCTTCGACGATCCCTTCGCCCGTGTCATGATGGCGAGCATCTCGCAGGCCTGCGACGCAACGGGAGCCGGTATCTCCCTGGTCTCGGCCGCCAACAACGAACAGCTCGCCTGGAACATCCAGAGCGCCCTGGTCGACGGCTTTATCGTCTTCTGCATCGAAGGCGGTTCGCGCCTGGTGGAACTGGCGCGTGAGCGCAAACTGCCCTTCGTGGCGCTCGATCTGGACTCCGAGGATGGGGCGGTCGCGGCGATCGGCATCGACAACGTCGCTGGTGCCGCCATGGCGGCGCGCCATCTCACCGATCTTGGACACCGCCGCTTTGCCGTGCTGGCGTTGCCCTTTGTCGACGGCAGGACGGGCCTTGTTTCGTCCGAGCAGGTTCAGACCGCGGTGTATGCGGGAACGCGCGACCGCCTCACCGGCTATTTCAAGGAGCTTTCGCGGGCCGGCATCGACACATCCAGTGTGCCCGTCTACGAAACCGCCAATGATGCGGCCAGCACAAAGGCGGGCCTCGAGACCATCTTCGGCTCTGCCCACCCCCCGACGGCGATACTGGCTATGTCGGACAGAATGGCGCTGGTGGCGCTCGAATGGCTGAGCGCGCGCAAGCTGAACGTCCCCAATGACGTCTCTATCGTCGGGTTCGATGGCGTTCCGGAAACGGCGGTATCCGAGCCACCATTGACCACCGTCGCCCAGCCGATTGCCGAGATGGGCCGTCTCGCCGTCAAGGCGATCCTCGAAAACGACGGCACGACAAATCGCCAGCAACTGCCGGTCGAACTGATCGTGCGCGCCTCGTCGGCTTCGCCGCGCGGCTGA
- the sthA gene encoding Si-specific NAD(P)(+) transhydrogenase: protein MDYDMLVIGSGPSGRRAAVQSAKLGKSVLVVDRGRRLGGVSVHTGTIPSKTLRETVLNLSGWRERGFYGRGYRVKQDISVGDLVERLHKTLDHEVEVLQHQFMRNTVKSARASVKFLGPNKVSLTTDTGDYSEVGFAHALIAVGTRPHRPRDVPFDKTRVFDSDEMLELGQLPRTLTVIGGGVIGVEYATIFSALDVPVTLVEPRNTILDFVDREIVDDFIHQMRDRGMTIRLGSAVKEIRSKPETAEVELADGRTIRSDVVLYAAGRTGNVGTLGLDVVGIDADSRGRIKVDPQTFQTSVPNIYAAGDVIGFPSLASTSMEQGRVAACHAFGVPLPPPPETFPYGIYAVPEISTVGQSEEQVRESGAAYEVGVARFRETSRGHIMGVNTGFLKLLFSIETRRLLGAHIVGEGATELIHIGQAVINLGGTVDFFVNNTFNYPTLAEAYKIAGLDAWNRMGRG from the coding sequence ATGGACTACGACATGCTGGTCATCGGCAGCGGCCCTTCTGGCCGCCGCGCCGCGGTGCAGTCGGCCAAGCTCGGCAAGTCGGTGCTGGTGGTCGACCGCGGCCGGCGTCTTGGCGGCGTCTCCGTGCACACCGGCACCATTCCCTCGAAGACGCTGCGCGAAACCGTGCTCAATCTCTCCGGGTGGCGCGAGCGCGGTTTTTACGGACGCGGCTATCGGGTCAAGCAGGATATTTCGGTCGGCGATCTGGTCGAGCGCCTGCACAAGACGCTCGATCACGAGGTTGAGGTGCTGCAGCACCAGTTCATGCGCAACACGGTCAAGAGCGCGCGTGCCTCGGTAAAATTTCTCGGCCCCAACAAGGTCAGCCTGACCACTGACACCGGCGACTACAGCGAGGTTGGCTTCGCTCATGCGCTGATCGCGGTTGGCACGAGGCCGCACCGACCGCGCGACGTGCCTTTCGACAAGACCCGTGTTTTCGACAGCGACGAGATGCTGGAACTCGGCCAGTTGCCGCGCACGCTGACGGTGATCGGCGGCGGCGTCATCGGCGTCGAATATGCGACGATCTTTTCCGCCCTCGACGTGCCGGTGACGCTGGTCGAGCCGCGCAACACCATCCTCGATTTCGTCGATCGCGAGATCGTCGACGATTTTATCCACCAGATGCGCGACCGCGGCATGACGATAAGGCTCGGCAGCGCGGTGAAGGAAATCCGCTCCAAGCCGGAAACGGCCGAGGTGGAACTGGCCGACGGCCGCACCATCCGTTCGGATGTCGTGCTCTACGCCGCCGGTCGCACCGGCAATGTCGGAACCTTGGGCCTCGACGTGGTCGGCATCGACGCCGACTCCAGGGGCCGCATCAAGGTCGACCCGCAGACCTTCCAGACCAGCGTGCCCAACATCTACGCCGCCGGCGACGTCATCGGCTTCCCGAGCCTCGCCTCGACCTCGATGGAGCAGGGCAGGGTGGCCGCCTGCCACGCCTTCGGCGTGCCGCTCCCGCCACCGCCGGAAACTTTCCCATATGGCATTTACGCCGTGCCGGAGATCTCCACTGTCGGCCAGTCCGAGGAACAGGTGCGTGAGAGTGGAGCCGCCTATGAAGTTGGCGTGGCACGCTTTCGCGAGACCTCGCGTGGACACATTATGGGCGTCAATACCGGCTTCCTGAAGCTGCTGTTCTCGATCGAAACGCGCCGCCTGCTCGGCGCGCATATCGTCGGCGAGGGCGCCACCGAGCTCATTCACATCGGCCAGGCGGTCATCAATCTCGGCGGCACGGTCGACTTCTTCGTCAACAACACCTTCAACTACCCGACGCTCGCCGAAGCCTACAAGATCGCCGGGCTCGATGCCTGGAACAGGATGGGACGGGGGTAG